Part of the Thermodesulfobacteriota bacterium genome, TAGTGGCCACCTCAGAGGTCTCTTTTATCTTCGCCCTGATCTCTTCACGATCCATTGCTGATATTTCCCTTCATAAACTCCCTGAATATCTCTTTTAGGCCCATCATGGTGCGGTTATCAGGAGAGGCCCGGCAGAATTTCCTCTCAATTAAGGTGTCCACCCTTTGCATTTTTTCTTCCAGGGCCTTTGGGTCAACACGGGCCACCTCCTCTTCCACTTCGATGGGAATACTGCTAATACCTAACCTCTTGAGTCTATCTATGATGTCCGGGGTCAGTTTGGCGTCCTTTGCCAGGATCATCTGCCCCTGGGGATTTAGCATGTCTTTACCTACCACCGATCCTGGCCGGACCTCGTCTATTTTTACACCCTTGATAATTTTTCGTTTAGACATAATCAATCCCTAAATCCGAACAAGCCGGAACCAAATTTGCCACAAAGGCACGAAGGAATTCGTGAATGGCTTTGTGGTTTGCCATTGCCATCAGCCATGAGCCATGAGCTATGAGCTTTCTATCTGTACACATAAATCCACCCCACTATGGGGTCTATCTCATGAAATTTCTTGACCTTTTCCAGATACGCTTCTTTAAGAACGGCATCCTTCGGCATAAGCAACCGGCCGGAATGCGTCTTTAACTCCCGGGCCAGAACCATATCCGGTCGCAGATCCGCAAGGGTAACCGCCACCTCTCCCCTGTCTGCCTTCTTGATCGCTGAAAATGCCTCTATGGCCGCAGAAACCACAGAGGGATCCAGTTCACCACCGGCTAAGTTACGTAAGCGATGCAGCACATCCTCTCTCGATATATCCTTGCGGGCCGAAAGATGATCATAGACATTGGCCACGGCTATGACGCGGGCCCCCAAGGGTATCTCTTCCTTCTTCAGCCTGTCCGGATACCCGGCGCCGTCAAACCGCTCATGATGTGATTTGACCAATATACTGACCTGATCCAATTTGGGTACGGAATTGAGTATCGCATAACCTAAGGCCGGGTGTTGCTCATAAAGGGCCTTTTCTGCTGCGGTCCGCTCCGAACCCTTCTTTCTGATTATCTCTCGCGGGATACCGATCAGGCCTATGTCATGGAGGGATCCCGCAGCCTCTACTACGTCCAGTTCCTCTCCCCGTAAGTCGCACTTTTCGGCCAAAAGCCGGGAGAGGACGGCTACCCTCTTGGCATGGCCCCCCAAGGCAGGGTCGTACATCTGCATAAGATCCATGAAGATGCGAATGGTCTTGAAATAACTCGACTGAAGTTCTTTATAGAGGCGGCTTATTTCCTGAGTCCGCTCCTCCACCTTTCTTTCCAGGTTTTCGTTTAGCTCTTTAAGATCGGCGTTTTGCTGGACCGTCAGCTCAAAGAGCCTCTGGTTTTCCCGGCGCAGGTGGTAGAAATCGATAGCCTGCTTTATGTTTGCCTTAAGATCAAGGTCGTTCCACGGCTTGGTTATAAAGCGATAGACCTGTCCCTGGTTTATGGCGGCCATGGCTGCGTTTATGTCCGCATATCCGGTCAATATAATGCGTATGGCCTCTGGCTGGATCTCTCTGGCCTTTTCCAGAAATTCAGTGCCGTCCATCTCCGGCATTCTCTGGTCAGATATGATGAGAGAGACAGGTTCGTGCTTTAGGATCTCAAGAGCCTTCTCAGGACTGGCGTTCGTTATGACATTATAATTTTCCCGCCGTAAAAGGCGCTGCAAGGCAGAAAGGATATTTTCTTCATCATCTACCAGCAGGATGGTTCTGGTTGTGTCTTCCATCGTGAAACCTTATCTTTTAAATTTTCGAGTAGTTGTTTAGCCACTACGGCCCTAAGATGTCAGATTAGTTTCGAATTTCGAAATTTTTAACTTTGTGTCTTAGTGACTTCGTGGCCGATTTAAAAACGAAATCACCGTTCCAGAACGGGGCACTTCAAAATTACCTCTGGAAAGCGGGATACAGTACACGTCAAAACTGCTACCATCTGTATGTTTATATTGCCCCTCTTTCTGCTCTTCAGAATTTATGGCATCAGCAATAATCCCTATCAGTTCCTTGCCAAAATGATGCCTTAAGTTAGAACCAAGGAGTGCCTGGCCTTCCGGCTCAAAGTAACCCCGGGCCAGACTATTTACCAGGACTATAGACCCTTCGTTATCCGTACCGAGCACTGCTATAGGGAGACTTTCCAGGATGTCCCGTGCCAGTTTCAGGGCCTCATTCTGCAATTTAATTTCGGCTATCCTGTTTTCCACTTCTTTCCCCAGATTCTTATTAAGATACTTAAGTTCCTCGTTCTGTTTCTTAATGGTTTCGGACAGCGCCTTGTTTTCCCTTTGCAGACGCGCAATATCCAGGGATTCCCTAATAGTGGTTCTCAGGACCTCATCTTCCCACGGCTTTAAAATGAACTTATAAACATTGCCGACATTGATGGCCTCGGTAATGGAATTGACGTCTGTGTATCCACTCAGGATGATACGAATCGTCTCTGGATACAGTTCCTTGGCCCTGGCCAGAAACTGTGTCCCGGATATCTCCGGCATCTTCTGGTCGGATATGATGAGGTCAACATGCTCTTTTTCCAGTATCTCGATCCCTTCTGCGCCGCTGGAGGCCGTAAGCACCCGGTAAGGCTCCCGGCGGAAGACTCGCCTCAAAGCCTGCAAGATGTTGGCCTCGTCATCTACGATGAGTATGGTGTTATCCTCCATGTCATCTATCCTCTTTTATATCCAAATAGCTTACGCCGGTAACATTATCGTAATCGCCGTCCCTCTGCCTACTTCGCTTGAGGTCTCAATAGTTCCCCCGTGGGCCTTGATTACCTCGTAACATACACTTAAGCCGGTTCCTGTGCCCTGACCGACCGGCTTGGTGGTAAAAAACGGGTCGAAGATGCGGGTAAGATGATCCGGCGGAATGCCGCAACCGGTATCGCTTATCTCTATTTTTACCGTCCCATTTACAAAGATGGTACCAATGGTTATCTCTCCCTTGTCCTTAATAGCCTGTATGGCATTGAGGATAACATTCATAAAGACCTGGGAAATCTGATGAGGATGGCATTTAACAAGCGGAATATTATCCCCATAGCGGCGGACGATCTTAATACCTGCCCGCAGCTTATGCGCCAGGACACTGAGCGTTGCGTCCAGAGATTTATGGATATCAAGTAAACTTACCGTTGCGTCATCTACATGCGAAAATTCTTTTAGATCCGCGATGATCTTCTGTACCCTGGCTATTCCGTCCAGAGTTTCGGAGACCAGGCCCTGAAAATCTCCCAGCAGCATATTCAGGTTGTCTCCAGCCTGTCCCGCAAAAATTTCTTTCAAAGGGTTGAGGCGGAGGTCGGCGTCGCCGTCCAGGTCTGCGCTTATGGCCTTACAGGTTTCAATTTTTTCTATGAGCTCACCGGTCATTTGAAATGAAGTATTTATGTTGCTTTTAATGAAGGCCAGGGGGTTATTGATTTCGTGGGCCACGCCCGCGGCCAGTTGCCCGATGGAGGCCATCTTGTCTGCCTGGAGCAATTTCACATAGGCCTCTTTCAGTTCCGCCTTTTTTTCCTCTACCTTTACCTCCAGGCTTTCCGACAGATCCCGGTAACGCCTTTCGCTCTCTTCTAATTCCTTGTTTTTCTGCACTGCCTCTTCATATGAGAAGGCCATAATCTGACTCTGAGCGTCAATCATGAGGGCCTGTTTCAGATTAGTCCGCAATATCAGTTCGGTCACGCCGGCCAGCGGTTTCCCTGTAGCCTGCGCGTTCGTTAGGTTTTCCTCTTCTGCTATCGGGCCGAGGACTAGAGCCCCCACAAGTTCGCGCTCATACCGCAATGGGAATGCCATACAGAGGCCGTCTTCGGTTACAAACTGATCGAGGCGCTCATCGCTATCCACAAACTGAAACCATTCTATAATCCTCGGATAAAGGACGGTTTCGAGATAAGAGGTACTAAGCTTTTTTGTGGCCAGGATGAGCCGGTCCGTTTCCCAGAGCGACCAGGAGAAATCCCAGTATTGTTCCACCACGTTCTGAAAGAGATCCCTTGTGTCTTCATTCATTAGCTTGAAGAGCTTTCGTTCGTTATCCAGCATGATCCGGATCGCCCTCTGGCGTTTCACTGCCTTTTGGCCCATTGACGGGCAATGTAACGATGAAAGTGGTCCCTTTACCTACCTCGCTTTCCACTTTGATCTCGCCGTCGTGTTTCTTGACGATGCTGTAAACCATACTGAGACCAAGCCCCGTCCCTTTCCCCACCGGTTTGGTAGTAAAAAAGGGATCGAATATCCTAGGCAGGTTCTCCGGGGGAATACCCTTCCCGGTATCACTTATGCGGACCTCCACCATCGGCTCAGCGCCATCCAGATACGCCGTGCTTATCTTTATCTCACCCTTATCCTCAATGGCATGGGCGGCATTGACCAGGATGTTCATAAAGACCTGATTGATCTGCTGGGGGTAGCAGTAAACCTCCGGTATGCCCCCATAGTCCTTCTTCACCGTGGCCTTGTACTTGAGCTCGTTCCGGACGATGTTCAAGGTACTCTCCATGCCCTTATTTAAATCCGCCCAGTTCAGTTCGGCCTGGTCCACGTGCGAAAAGTCCTTTAAATCCTGCACGATTTTCTTGATCCGATCCATTCCCTCCTTGGACTCGGCGATGACCTTATCAAAGTCGCCGAGGACAAAGTCCATGTCCATTTTCTCTTTCGAGTTCCGGATGGCCTCTAAGGTGCCGGCTAAGTCCTGGTCATGGGATAGAGCCGGATTCCCGACCGCCAACTGTTCAAGTTTCAGGAAGTTGTTGATGAGTGTGTTCAGGTCCTGCCGGTACTCATCCAGTGTGGTCAGGTTGCTGTTGATGAATCCCACCGGGTTATTGATCTCATGGGCCACGCCGGCGGCCAGTTGGCCGATGGAGGCCATCTTCTCCGACTGCACCAGTTGGGCCTGATTCTGTTTAAGCTGCTGGTTTGCTTCCTCCAGGCTTATTTTAATCCGTAATAATTCTTCTTCCATCTGTCTGCGTTCGGTAATTTCCTGTTGAAGCTCTTCGTTAGCCGCTGTTAGTTCGGCGGTGCGCTCTTCCACCATGCTTTCGAGCTGACTTTGGTACCTCTTCAACTCCTCCTCGGCCTTTTTGCGTTCAGTAATATCGCGTAGAAACTCAACTACCATCCGGGGACGGCCGTCTTCATGCCGTGCGGCAACACTGGCCGTGCCCCAGAAGATATGTCGTTTACCATCGGCCCCCATAATTTGCGTTTCAAATTCGTGGACCCGGCCATCCTCAAAAACCTTCTTGACTATACATGATTCGCATAAGGCATCGCGCCCATGGTAAACAACATGGCATTTTTTGCCGGCCATGTCTGATCCGGATAAATTCTTCGCTATATTATTGGTCCACACGATATTAAATCGGTCGTCTATCATAATCATCTGATCCGTCACCGAATCTACAATACCGGCGAGCTTTTCTTCGCTTTCGCGCAGTATCTCATTGGTCCGTTTGCGGCTACTGATAGTGGATTGGGCATAGCCGCCAAACGTAATGAACATAAGCGTGACTAAGCTGCGCATCCAAAGTTCATGTGTTGCCGGCCTAAAGATTTGTTGGATAAGAGTGCCCTCGTGTAATACAAGAGAATGGATAGCGGCTTCAACGAACCAAAAGAGTAACCCTAGCCCCACACCGATCCACGCTGTTTTATCCGACAGATATAGAAAATTTTTATCTTCTTTCTTCATCGTATATTCCCTTGAAAGATTGTATCGGCGCTATATCGCCCGGTTACAACTTCACCTGCTTCTTAAATTCATATCGGCCTAAAAAAATAATCCATTAAAAGAGATAAACGAGCAAACCATCCCATTTCGTTCATTATATTTTTTATTGCGGACAGCCGTCTTATTAAAGTTTTTATGTCCTTACTCCGAAAATGGAAGATAGAAGACAGGAGTCAGAATACAGGGGATCAGGAGTCGGAAAACAGAAGAAAGATGAAAGAATCGAGACATCCTGACTCCTGTATACTTTCTTTGCGTCTCTGCGGTGAAATTTTTGACAATACGGAAGTGCCCGATGGGAAATTATACGCATACCGTTTTGCTTGTAGATGATGAGGCCAATGTGCTGAGGAGTCTGGAAAGGACCCTGCGCAATGAGGAATATGCGATACTCAGCGCAGGCAGCGCCGCAGAGGCCCTGGACATTTTGGAGACCATGCCGGTTGACCTTATCATTTCCGACATCGGGATGCCTGAAATGAACGGTTTTGAGCTGTTGAAGGTGGTCAAGGAAAAATACCCGGCCATCGCCCGTATTATTCTTACCGGGCAGAGCGATACCCCGACGGTCCTCAGGGCCATCAACGAGGGCGAGGTTTACCGATTTTTTACCAAACCCTGGGATAATGAGGAGGTAAAGGTCTCCATCCGTCAGACCCTCAAACATTTTGATTTCTTACGTGCGGCGCACAAAATGATGTGCCGGTTGAGAGAGCAGGACCGCCTGATCCAGGACCTGGAAAGACGCCATCCGGGTATAACTCAGGACGCGGCAGAAGATGTTTTTGTATTGCCGGAGGAATATTTTTCCGAATCGATCGAAGCTGATATGAATAAATATTTTGCAGATACCCTGGGTATGCAACCGGATCGAAAGGAATAGAGAACACCTAGACCCGCCCGCCATCTGTTATCTAGATTTGACCTCCGCAAGCTATTTGGATGGTCCAGGAATGTCGATAGTCGTGCAACTGCCTCCCGCGCAAGAACGGTTATTCACGCTCGTACCACTGGAACCTGCTCCAGACCGGCCGCCGCCCATAGTATAATTAGAGCGGCTCATAACTCTCTCGAAGGAATTACATCCGCATTTGGGACACTTGGCTTCAATCCGGTCCTCTTTATTTAACGCCAGGAGCTCAAAGATATGCTGGCAATCCAGACAGCGAAATTCATAGATTGGCATCCGTCGTCCTCCTAAATAGTTCCCATCCGGAAACCCAAAAATTCCGGATGGAGCACTCAGCAGTCAGCTATCAGCGTTCAGCTTAAGATGTTGTTTATCTCAGATTTTTTCTGACGGCTGATGGCTGATCGCTAAAAGCCTGAATCCGGAAACGGTAGTTTCCGGATGAACACTATTTTACCAAATCTTCACGCACAAAAACAGCCTCAAGGTCATAGCCTTTCTCTTTAAGTAATTCCCTTCCACCTTCGTTACGATCAACCAGGGCCAATACCTGGACGACCTTGAATCCCTCGGCCTCGGCCCTCTCTATGGCCTTAAGGAGTGTGCCGCCGGTCGTTACCACGTCTTCTACTATAGTCACTGCGGCCCCTACTGGTAAGTTATTTTTACCCTCAATCCAGGAAGCTGTTCCATGCTTCTTGGGTTCCTTACGGATGATAAGGGCATGGATGGGATTCCCGGCCATATAACTGGCCACGGCTATGGCCGCAACCATCGGATCAGCGCCTAAGGTCATTCCCGCAACGCCCTGAACCTTCACCGGGGCCTTACGGATACGTTCAAACATCACCTTTCCCACTAAATAAGCCCCTTCCGCCGAAAGCGTAGTCTGTTTGCAATCTATATAAAAATCACTCTCCCGGCCGGAAGTAAGGACAACTTTCCGTTTTTGGTAAGATTTTTCAATAAGGATGGCCTTAAGACGCTCTTTTTCATTATCCATGTGTTTCTCCAATTTTGAGCTATCAGCTATCGGCTTTCAGCTGTCAGCAGAAGCCTAAAGCTGAAGGCTGATGGCTACCCAAACACCCGCTTGAATATAGTATCCACATGTTTCAGATGATGCCTGAGATCAAAAGTCTGCTCAAGTTCTGCTCTGCTTATATAACGCGCCAGATCTTTATCCTTCAGAAGGAGTTTCTTAAAATCCCCTCTCCTCTCCCAGGCCTGCATAGCATTTCTTTGCACTATGCGGTATGCCTCTTCCCGGCTTACACCCTT contains:
- a CDS encoding response regulator, whose product is MEDTTRTILLVDDEENILSALQRLLRRENYNVITNASPEKALEILKHEPVSLIISDQRMPEMDGTEFLEKAREIQPEAIRIILTGYADINAAMAAINQGQVYRFITKPWNDLDLKANIKQAIDFYHLRRENQRLFELTVQQNADLKELNENLERKVEERTQEISRLYKELQSSYFKTIRIFMDLMQMYDPALGGHAKRVAVLSRLLAEKCDLRGEELDVVEAAGSLHDIGLIGIPREIIRKKGSERTAAEKALYEQHPALGYAILNSVPKLDQVSILVKSHHERFDGAGYPDRLKKEEIPLGARVIAVANVYDHLSARKDISREDVLHRLRNLAGGELDPSVVSAAIEAFSAIKKADRGEVAVTLADLRPDMVLARELKTHSGRLLMPKDAVLKEAYLEKVKKFHEIDPIVGWIYVYR
- a CDS encoding response regulator; its protein translation is MEDNTILIVDDEANILQALRRVFRREPYRVLTASSGAEGIEILEKEHVDLIISDQKMPEISGTQFLARAKELYPETIRIILSGYTDVNSITEAINVGNVYKFILKPWEDEVLRTTIRESLDIARLQRENKALSETIKKQNEELKYLNKNLGKEVENRIAEIKLQNEALKLARDILESLPIAVLGTDNEGSIVLVNSLARGYFEPEGQALLGSNLRHHFGKELIGIIADAINSEEQKEGQYKHTDGSSFDVYCIPLSRGNFEVPRSGTVISFLNRPRSH
- a CDS encoding ATP-binding protein, which translates into the protein MLDNERKLFKLMNEDTRDLFQNVVEQYWDFSWSLWETDRLILATKKLSTSYLETVLYPRIIEWFQFVDSDERLDQFVTEDGLCMAFPLRYERELVGALVLGPIAEEENLTNAQATGKPLAGVTELILRTNLKQALMIDAQSQIMAFSYEEAVQKNKELEESERRYRDLSESLEVKVEEKKAELKEAYVKLLQADKMASIGQLAAGVAHEINNPLAFIKSNINTSFQMTGELIEKIETCKAISADLDGDADLRLNPLKEIFAGQAGDNLNMLLGDFQGLVSETLDGIARVQKIIADLKEFSHVDDATVSLLDIHKSLDATLSVLAHKLRAGIKIVRRYGDNIPLVKCHPHQISQVFMNVILNAIQAIKDKGEITIGTIFVNGTVKIEISDTGCGIPPDHLTRIFDPFFTTKPVGQGTGTGLSVCYEVIKAHGGTIETSSEVGRGTAITIMLPA
- a CDS encoding ATP-binding protein → MKKEDKNFLYLSDKTAWIGVGLGLLFWFVEAAIHSLVLHEGTLIQQIFRPATHELWMRSLVTLMFITFGGYAQSTISSRKRTNEILRESEEKLAGIVDSVTDQMIMIDDRFNIVWTNNIAKNLSGSDMAGKKCHVVYHGRDALCESCIVKKVFEDGRVHEFETQIMGADGKRHIFWGTASVAARHEDGRPRMVVEFLRDITERKKAEEELKRYQSQLESMVEERTAELTAANEELQQEITERRQMEEELLRIKISLEEANQQLKQNQAQLVQSEKMASIGQLAAGVAHEINNPVGFINSNLTTLDEYRQDLNTLINNFLKLEQLAVGNPALSHDQDLAGTLEAIRNSKEKMDMDFVLGDFDKVIAESKEGMDRIKKIVQDLKDFSHVDQAELNWADLNKGMESTLNIVRNELKYKATVKKDYGGIPEVYCYPQQINQVFMNILVNAAHAIEDKGEIKISTAYLDGAEPMVEVRISDTGKGIPPENLPRIFDPFFTTKPVGKGTGLGLSMVYSIVKKHDGEIKVESEVGKGTTFIVTLPVNGPKGSETPEGDPDHAG
- a CDS encoding response regulator; protein product: MGNYTHTVLLVDDEANVLRSLERTLRNEEYAILSAGSAAEALDILETMPVDLIISDIGMPEMNGFELLKVVKEKYPAIARIILTGQSDTPTVLRAINEGEVYRFFTKPWDNEEVKVSIRQTLKHFDFLRAAHKMMCRLREQDRLIQDLERRHPGITQDAAEDVFVLPEEYFSESIEADMNKYFADTLGMQPDRKE
- a CDS encoding zinc ribbon domain-containing protein; translation: MPIYEFRCLDCQHIFELLALNKEDRIEAKCPKCGCNSFERVMSRSNYTMGGGRSGAGSSGTSVNNRSCAGGSCTTIDIPGPSK
- the pyrE gene encoding orotate phosphoribosyltransferase codes for the protein MDNEKERLKAILIEKSYQKRKVVLTSGRESDFYIDCKQTTLSAEGAYLVGKVMFERIRKAPVKVQGVAGMTLGADPMVAAIAVASYMAGNPIHALIIRKEPKKHGTASWIEGKNNLPVGAAVTIVEDVVTTGGTLLKAIERAEAEGFKVVQVLALVDRNEGGRELLKEKGYDLEAVFVREDLVK